One Methanobacterium sp. genomic region harbors:
- a CDS encoding ATP-binding cassette domain-containing protein: MVNVIKTTDITKRYDDFIAVDSINLEVPRNTVYGVLGPNGAGKTTLISMLCTILRPTSGTATVNGYDIVKQAKEVRESIGIVFQSRALDDILTGREHLEMHASLYGVPRDVREERIDEILELIALGKKVDEYIKTYSGGMKRRLEIGRGLVHHPKVLFLDEPTLGLDPQTRENIWEYIYNMTQTQDITVLLTTHYMEEADQLCDEVAIINKGEIITADSPNNLKRELKADTITLKVNNPEKFVEKANELKFTKDIFFTDGEVKMMVERGENLVPEVVEFASSHDIHINSIEVEHPNLEDVFIKYTGSKIVGEGR, encoded by the coding sequence ATGGTAAATGTTATAAAAACTACAGATATCACTAAAAGATATGATGATTTTATTGCTGTGGATTCCATTAATCTAGAAGTTCCTAGAAATACAGTATATGGCGTGTTAGGACCTAACGGTGCCGGAAAAACTACACTTATATCTATGTTATGTACGATACTGCGCCCCACATCAGGAACTGCAACTGTAAATGGTTATGATATAGTAAAACAAGCTAAAGAAGTTAGGGAATCCATAGGGATAGTATTCCAATCCAGAGCTCTCGACGATATTTTGACTGGTAGAGAACATCTTGAAATGCACGCTTCTCTTTATGGAGTACCTAGAGATGTTAGAGAGGAACGTATTGACGAAATTTTAGAGCTCATAGCTCTGGGAAAAAAAGTTGACGAATACATAAAAACATACTCTGGAGGAATGAAAAGGAGGCTTGAAATTGGTAGGGGACTTGTACATCACCCTAAAGTGCTTTTTTTAGATGAACCTACCCTGGGGTTGGACCCTCAAACCCGGGAAAATATTTGGGAGTATATTTACAACATGACTCAAACTCAGGATATTACTGTGCTTTTAACCACCCACTATATGGAAGAGGCAGATCAACTGTGTGATGAGGTGGCTATCATAAATAAAGGTGAGATAATCACTGCAGATTCTCCAAATAACCTTAAAAGAGAGTTAAAAGCAGATACTATAACTCTTAAAGTAAATAATCCTGAAAAATTTGTGGAAAAGGCTAACGAGCTGAAATTTACCAAGGATATTTTCTTTACAGACGGCGAAGTGAAAATGATGGTGGAGCGGGGTGAAAATTTAGTACCTGAAGTGGTAGAGTTTGCAAGTTCCCACGATATCCATATAAATTCGATAGAAGTGGAACACCCTAACCTGGAAGATGTTTTCATCAAATATACTGGTTCTAAAATAGTTGGGGAGGGAAGATAA
- a CDS encoding ABC transporter permease — MPELEGIYTIWLRETKRYVRYRSRILTSVVTPLLWLLIFGTGLGSAIRFGGIPGGYKAFIYPGIIGQTILFTTIFSGLSVIMDRQYGFLKEIMVAPISRPSIVLGKSLGIGTAALIQGVILLLLSFVVGVQMTVVAFIISVVLIILISLGFAGLGLLIATLTDSMEGFNLIMSFIVLPIFLLSGALFPVTGLPTWLQFAVYLDPLTYGVDALRSVILNQSALPLELSVLVITGFALLMIFVSAYMFTKKEQGLM; from the coding sequence ATGCCGGAATTGGAAGGAATATACACTATCTGGCTCCGGGAAACTAAAAGATACGTCAGATACCGCTCAAGAATTTTGACTTCAGTAGTAACTCCTCTCTTATGGCTTTTGATATTTGGAACTGGTTTAGGCTCTGCTATACGCTTTGGAGGAATTCCTGGAGGATATAAAGCATTTATTTATCCAGGTATTATTGGGCAGACCATTCTATTTACCACCATATTTTCAGGGTTATCTGTAATTATGGACAGGCAGTATGGATTTTTAAAAGAAATAATGGTAGCTCCAATATCACGCCCTTCTATTGTGCTGGGTAAATCATTAGGTATAGGAACAGCTGCACTGATTCAGGGAGTTATTTTGTTACTACTTTCATTTGTAGTTGGAGTTCAAATGACAGTTGTGGCATTCATAATCAGTGTCGTGCTGATAATCCTTATATCACTGGGATTTGCAGGTTTAGGATTGTTAATTGCTACATTAACAGACAGTATGGAAGGATTCAACCTGATAATGAGCTTCATCGTGCTGCCAATTTTCCTGCTAAGCGGGGCTCTTTTCCCTGTAACGGGGCTTCCTACATGGCTCCAGTTTGCAGTATACTTAGATCCACTTACTTATGGAGTTGATGCTCTTAGAAGTGTTATTTTAAATCAATCTGCACTTCCACTTGAACTCAGTGTACTGGTCATAACTGGATTTGCACTGCTGATGATCTTTGTGTCTGCTTACATGTTTACCAAAAAAGAACAGGGACTGATGTAG
- a CDS encoding DUF2115 family protein has protein sequence MEKYKPKMQDSGKKDSLNQVMSRYNLENFNKILNSSCNGLDEEVDEEKLKDLQNRIDHYFSLYAPDDEDFKEFIKAISIYLTFIAKKPLHPPGIVFSNGAFKISDFESPQTFMFGALKNQRFFEGPKPKVLTEGVYEKEGVYYCTGKRIFMKDKLSLCKYCVCKGID, from the coding sequence ATGGAAAAATACAAACCGAAAATGCAGGATAGCGGGAAAAAAGATTCTCTAAATCAGGTTATGTCCAGATACAATTTAGAAAATTTCAATAAGATATTAAACTCATCATGTAACGGATTAGATGAAGAAGTTGATGAAGAAAAATTAAAAGACCTTCAAAATAGGATTGATCACTATTTTAGTTTGTATGCACCAGATGATGAAGACTTTAAAGAATTTATCAAGGCAATATCTATATATTTGACTTTTATTGCAAAAAAGCCGTTACATCCTCCAGGAATTGTTTTTTCAAATGGTGCTTTCAAAATCTCTGATTTTGAGAGCCCTCAAACATTTATGTTTGGGGCATTAAAAAACCAACGTTTTTTTGAAGGCCCAAAACCAAAGGTTTTGACGGAAGGGGTATATGAAAAAGAGGGTGTTTATTACTGTACTGGAAAGCGTATTTTTATGAAGGATAAATTGTCTTTATGTAAATATTGTGTTTGTAAGGGAATAGATTAG
- a CDS encoding TIGR03557 family F420-dependent LLM class oxidoreductase, with protein MVEIGYKLGSEKYPPLELVHNAKRAEDAGFDFAMISDHYHPWINKEGNSPFVWGTLGGISQATESIPVATGVTCPTFRIHPAIIAQAAATAASMLPGRFILGVGSGENLNEHVLGDEWPPTPTRIDMLAEAVDIIRTLWNGGDGLQDYDGCYYTVENAKVYTKPEELPPIYIAAEGEMASELAGTSGDGLIAQSPEENITKKFNESGGEGKPCYGEATVCWAEDDNEAKRTAYKYWPIKANTVQLNGDLSTPSHFEQLGGIINEDLLAEQMVCSSDPQEHINEIKNYVDAGFDHVCIQHVGTDQPGFIEFCEREILPEFRD; from the coding sequence ATGGTTGAGATCGGTTATAAACTGGGTAGTGAAAAATACCCCCCATTAGAATTAGTGCATAATGCTAAAAGAGCGGAAGATGCGGGATTTGATTTTGCGATGATTTCAGATCATTATCACCCATGGATAAATAAAGAAGGGAACAGCCCTTTTGTCTGGGGTACACTTGGCGGCATATCCCAGGCAACAGAAAGCATACCTGTTGCAACAGGAGTTACCTGCCCAACATTTAGAATACATCCTGCAATTATTGCCCAGGCTGCAGCTACGGCCGCATCAATGCTTCCCGGAAGATTTATACTGGGTGTAGGTTCTGGAGAAAATTTAAATGAACATGTTTTAGGTGATGAATGGCCCCCAACCCCTACAAGGATAGATATGCTTGCCGAAGCTGTAGATATAATTAGAACTCTATGGAATGGGGGCGATGGACTGCAGGATTATGATGGGTGTTATTACACAGTTGAAAATGCAAAGGTCTATACCAAACCTGAAGAATTACCTCCAATTTATATAGCCGCAGAAGGAGAAATGGCATCTGAATTAGCTGGAACAAGTGGCGACGGATTAATAGCACAATCCCCTGAAGAAAACATAACAAAAAAATTTAATGAATCTGGAGGGGAGGGCAAACCATGTTATGGTGAGGCCACAGTCTGTTGGGCAGAAGATGACAATGAAGCAAAACGCACAGCTTACAAATACTGGCCAATAAAAGCAAATACAGTCCAGTTAAATGGAGATTTGTCAACACCATCCCATTTTGAACAGCTTGGAGGAATAATTAACGAAGATCTTCTCGCGGAACAGATGGTCTGCAGCAGCGATCCTCAAGAACACATAAATGAGATTAAAAACTATGTTGATGCAGGTTTTGACCATGTCTGTATTCAACACGTAGGTACAGATCAGCCAGGTTTTATAGAATTCTGCGAGAGGGAAATTCTACCAGAATTTAGAGACTAA